CAAGAGACTTGTATTCAAGAACCGTATCCATCAACTCCGGATGGAACGAAAAATTGTAAATGGAGATCTGACTAATGGCCACCGCGCAGATAGCCCCAATAAACTGGTACACATATTTCTTCCTATTTTCGGAGGGGAGCAGGAAGAATATGACAGCCACCATTCCGATGACAAAGTTCAAGTAACCAAAGTGACCACCAGAAGTCAATTCACTAAGAGCTGAGAAAATGATAATTTCGAAGTAGGCGAAGGAAATCCTGAGATTTTCGCTTTTCCTCATGAACAGGATGAAAATTACATACAGGCAAGAACTGACGCCATTAAGAACCGCAAGAGGGAACAGCCCTATTTTCCCGAAGAAAAAGATATTGAATACATGAACACAAAGACACATCATCAGAAAGATTACGGTCCTATGTTCCGACAGATTCCTTAAAAGATTTTTCTGCACCTATATTTCTCCTTCTTACTTGAGAAAACTTATTCTTCCTCGGTGTCTCGCGATTCCTCGCTATTGATATTCGTCGCGTCCCCGTTCAGGGCCACTAGGCGAATTCCTCGCAGCGTCAGGAATGGATCATACTTGTCAATCAGAGATGTTCTTCGAGCGATCGTTTTTCCCCATCCGCCGGTCGCATAAACCGGCATATCGTCGCAGCCAATTTCCTTCTTTATTTTTCCAATCAGGAATTCCAGCTGAGCAAGAAAACCATACAGAAGACCTGCACGAATGGCGTCATCCGTGTTGTCCGCAACAACTGCGTCGGGCCATTCGATGGTCACCGGAAGCAGTCGGGCTGCCTTCTCCGTCAAGGCGTCCAAGCTTGCGTTAATACCGGGAATAATCACGCCACCTGCAAAGGCGCCATCCTTCATGACGTCAAATGTGGTGGCGGTCCCCATATCCACAATAATCGCATTCTTGAAGCCCGCCTCGCGCATGGCGACTACGTTACACAGACGGTCAGCGCCTGCCATAGACGGATTCTGATAATTAATCCGCAAACCCATGCAGTTCTTGGAATTCACCACCTGCACACGTTTCTTCAGCAAGGAATCCAGAGCCTTAATCCACGGACGTTCCAATGCAGGCACCACCGTAGATAGGCCAACATGAGTAATCTCATCCGTTTTGATTTTGGAAAAGCCTAGAAGGCCACCCACCTTGTTCATCACTTCGTCAGAAGTCGTTTCCTTGCGGGTAGTGAGGCGCCAGTAATCCACCACCTTGGTACCCTTGAAGATACCAAGTACGGTGTGGGAGTTACCTACGTCCACCACGCAGATTACCGGCTCCTTGCCGCGAGTCTTGCGCACAACCTTTTTACTATCCGACTTCAACTGTCTACTTCCTTCTGTCTACTAACTACTCGCGCAGCGTTATATCCTCATGGAAATATCAAGGGCCTTCACGCTGTGAGTGAGTGCGCCGACAGAAATAAAGTCAAGACCGAGAGTCGCAATTTCCTTGGCACGTTCCAGAGTCATGTTTCCGGAACCTTCCACCAGGCACTTGTCGCCACTTTCCTTGATGATCTTCAGAGCTTCCGCCATAGTTTCGTTGCTCATGTTGTCCAGCATGATAACGTCAACGCCCTTGTTCAAAAGTGCGCGGAGCTGATCGAAGTTTTCCACTTCCATTTCTACCATAAGGTTCTGGGTATTATTCTTCTTCACCACGGCAAGAGCTTCCAGCACGCCACCGGCGGCAGCAATATGGTTGTCCTTCACCAGCACCATATCAAAGAGACCCATTCGATGGTTAGAGCCGCCGCCAACGCGAACAGCATACTTCTGCAAGGTTCGGAAACCAGGAATGGTCTTACGAGTATCAAGAACCTTGGTCTTGCCGCCCTTCAAAGCTTCCTGGAAAGTGTGGGCCACAGTTGCCACGCCGGAGAGCTGCTGAATGAAGTTCAGCAAGGTACGTTCGCCAGTCAAGAGTTCGTGGGTAGTACCATCCAGTTCGGCAATTAGGTCACCCTTCTTCACCACGTCACCATCCTTCTTGTGAAGGGTAACAGTTGCGTTTGCCTTCATTTCCTTGAACACCAGTTCAATAATGGGAAGGCCAGCCACAACGCCATCTTCCTTGGCGATGAGGCGTGCGTGCTGTTTCTGGTCAGCAGGAATAGTCCACATGCTGGTCACGTCACCAGTGCGAACATCTTCAGCCAAGGCCAGACGAATCATGGTCAAAGCATCTTCTGTAGGAAATACCGGAGTAGAATTATCACCGTACATAATCAAGGTCCTTATATAAACGTTTTGGTATGAGGTATGGGGTCGCTCATTTCATTCGCTCTGAGGTATGAGGATACTTACAACCTCTAGGGCGAAGCCCGACCTCATGTCTCAAAGTGAGCACAGCGAACGACCTCATAGCTACTGTGCGCCCTTTCCTGTTAAAACAACATAAACAGTACGAACGAGAATCTGGAAATCCAAAAGCAGACTCATGTTCTCGTAGTAATACATATCATACTTAAGTTTAATCTTCACGTCTTCGGTGCTAGTATCATAATGGTGGCACACCTGAGCCCAGCCCGTAAGGCCCGGCTTCATCTTCAGACGGCTAATGTAGAACGGAATCTGTTCGCGAAGTTTACCAATAAATACAGCTCGTTCCGGGCGAGGTCCCACCATGCTCATGTCACCCTTCAGCACGCACAAAATCTGGGGAAGTTCATCAATACGAGTCTTACGCAGGAACCGCCCAATGCGAGTAATGCGAGGATCGTTCTTGGTCGCCCACTGGGCACCGAACTTTTCGGCATCGGTACGCATGGTACGGAACTTGTACACATAGAAGGGCTTACCATAAAGACCAATACGTTCCTGGGAATAGAAGATAGGTCCCTTGTCGTCCAGCTTAATAGCGAGAGCCGTCAGCAGGCAAATGGGCAAGGAACAAATACCCAGGAATGTTCCGAACAAAATATCGATTACACGCTTTACGCGAACCTGCCAGGGAGGCATCGTAAAGGGCAAAAGTTCCTGCAGTTCAAAACCATAAACAAGATTTGCCTTGAACTGACCGCTAATCACCTGATAAAGTTCGGGAACCAAATAAATATGAAGAGGACATTCGCAAATCCACACCAGGATACGCATGATTTCCTGGGGAGAGTTACTTTCGTGAGCGATAATGATACCAGAGACTTTATACTTCTTGATGAGGACAGGCAGATCGGAATACTTGCCTAGCACAGGCGCACCTGCAAATTCCTTTTCCATCACCTGAAAACGTTCATCCACAAAGCCAATCACTCGCTGACCACGCTCCGGAGTCCGAGCCAAATCCTCGGCAATTTTGCGACCAGCTTCCGTAGCACCCAGCACCAAAATATTGTTGGCACCATATCCATGACGCAGGAGACCACGAAGACATCCATAAATAGCCATACGGAAAACAGCCACCAGACTCAGGGAGAATCCACCATAGATAAAGATCCAGGGGAAACGGGATCCATACAGATAGCCGCTGCTCAAGGGTTCATTGGACATCACCTTGCCAATGAATTCAGCACCGAACAGGCAAAGAATAATCAAGACAATTCCGATAACCACAGCACGAATCACTCGCAGGATCTGGTGTGTCCTGGACTGCAGGAGCCAGGAACGATAAAGACCCGCACAAGTAAACAGCACAAGCCAGGCGACATTCAAAACTAGGCCCATGTGGTAGTAATCCGCAAAGGACTTCGTAGGGTCGAACTTATCGACAATCCAACCGCTATGGAACTGAACCCAAAACGCCAAGCCAAAGCAAATGGACAACACCACGAAATCCGACAGGATAACGAGGATTCTTTCCAATGTGGTAGCTCGAATCATAATGACACCAATAGGATAAATTCAAAAAGGGTCGGGAAAACCCCGACCCGGATTTTTTATGCCAAGAAACGAATGACCTGGCTCTTTTCCACGATTTCAGCGAGAGCGTCAATGGCATCCACAGCCTTTTGAGCCTTGCTGTCCTGGGTATTTTCGGTAATGACAACCACGGAAACCTTACCCGGATCCTTAACGTTCTTCTGGATGATGGTTTCGATGGAGATGTTGTTGTCGGCCAGGATCTTGGTGATCTTAGCCAGCACGCCGCATGCGTCACGGGAAGTGAAGCGCAGGTAGTAACGTGCGGAAGTTTCGGAAATGGGAACGAGCGTTGCGGAATTTTCCACGTTGAACCAACCCATGGGCAGAGCCTTGCGGGAACCGCAGTCGGTGGAGCGAGCCAGGGAGACCAGGTCGGCTACAACGGCAGAAGCGGTGGGAAGACGGCCTGCACCAGCTCCAGTCTGGAGGGTTTCGCCCAGGTTGTCGCACTGGAGGTAGACTGCGTTGAGAACGCGATTTACGCTGGACAGCTGATGTTCCATGGGAACCAGGCACGGATGGACACGAGCGTCCACACGGTCACCTTCACGGCGGTAAATACCCAGGAGCTTTACGCAGCAGCCAAGTTCCTTGGCGATAGCGATATCCTGGGCGGTAATCTTGGAAATGCCGGTCACATGAATCTTTTCGAAGTCTACGCGATGACCGCTGCAAAGGGAAGCAAGAAGTGCAGTCTTGTGAGCGGAGTCGATACCTTCGATATCGAAGGTGGGATCGGCTTCAGCAAAACCGAGACGCTGGGCATCCTTAAGAACTACGTCGAAGTCCAGACCTTCTTCTGCCATACGGGACAGGATGTAGTTACAGGTACCGTTAATGATGCAGCTCAGGTTTTCAACGGTAGAACCCAGGAGACCTTCCTGAAGGCTACGGATAATAGGAATGCCACCGCCAACAGCAGCTTCGAACAACACATGCAAGCCCTTCTTAGCTGCCAGGGGGAAGATTTCATGGCCATACTTAGCCAAGAGAGCCTTGTTTGCGGTAACCACATGCTTGCCGTTTTCAAGGGCTGCAAGGATCCACTTACGGGGCATATTGTAGCCACCGGCAAGTTCCACCAGCACGTCGATATCATTGGAAGCGATCATTTCGTCGGCATTGGTAGAAGTCTTATAGCCCTTAGCCTTATAAGGAGCCACTTCTTCGTCGGACTTGGCGCAAATGCAAGCCAATTCCATTTCAACACCGAGCTTTTCCTTATATTCGGCAATCTTCTGTTCAAGAATCTGAATAACACCGCCACCGACGGTACCTGTACCAATAAGACCAATACGCAACATAGAGCGTCTCCATTTTAAAAATTTACCCTATGCAAGATAGAAAAAATCCCATTGGCTCCCCGCTGCTTTAAGTAAGATTGCCCCCTACGAAGCACCCCAAAAAAGAAACCATTTCAATTGAAAATACATTTTTTCCTTTGTTTTCTTTTGTTTTATATTTTTTGAGCAACAACTTATCAATAAAAAAAACAGTCCCCCTCTAGTTAGGCACGTTTTGAATTCTTTCCTGGCCACGTCACTGGCTTTTTATTCTAAATTTGGAATTATGGAACAAGCGAGCTCTAATCCGGCTATTGACAACCTGCTCAACGAGCAGAAGCTGAAAAATATTGTCTATCCGGCCCGCCTCTTCAGGGCGAGGCTCAACGAGGAATTCTTGCGAGCCAACCGCACCCGCAAGCCCTTCCTGTTCATCAAGATTTATTCCCACCAGTACGACATCTTCGGCTGGGCAAGTAATGATGTTACCGTCAGCAAGACCTGGCGCATTAGCCTTCTTACCATGTTCTCCCACCTACGTTTTATTGACGTTCTTGGGTATTTGGACGATGGTAGCGGCATCGGCATCATTCTCCTAAACTCCGACCTTTCCAAGCTGGAAGCCATCCGCAAGGAAATTCTCCACAAGTTAAACGATGCAGGCCTGATCCAGGCTCTCCGCATCAAGCCCAAGCGTCCCATCTTCCAGGCCTACATTTATAGCGGCCTTACCGAAAAGGACGCTCTGGAACAGCAGGACAAACTGGACGAATTCAACAGCACCAACGGCAGCTTCTTCAGCCTGCAGCGTCTGAACCTGGACCATATCTGGCAGCATCCTCACAAGATCCGTTACCGCCATGTCATCAAGCGTATCGTGGACGTGGTCTGCACCAGTA
The window above is part of the Fibrobacter sp. UWR4 genome. Proteins encoded here:
- a CDS encoding sugar transferase → MIRATTLERILVILSDFVVLSICFGLAFWVQFHSGWIVDKFDPTKSFADYYHMGLVLNVAWLVLFTCAGLYRSWLLQSRTHQILRVIRAVVIGIVLIILCLFGAEFIGKVMSNEPLSSGYLYGSRFPWIFIYGGFSLSLVAVFRMAIYGCLRGLLRHGYGANNILVLGATEAGRKIAEDLARTPERGQRVIGFVDERFQVMEKEFAGAPVLGKYSDLPVLIKKYKVSGIIIAHESNSPQEIMRILVWICECPLHIYLVPELYQVISGQFKANLVYGFELQELLPFTMPPWQVRVKRVIDILFGTFLGICSLPICLLTALAIKLDDKGPIFYSQERIGLYGKPFYVYKFRTMRTDAEKFGAQWATKNDPRITRIGRFLRKTRIDELPQILCVLKGDMSMVGPRPERAVFIGKLREQIPFYISRLKMKPGLTGWAQVCHHYDTSTEDVKIKLKYDMYYYENMSLLLDFQILVRTVYVVLTGKGAQ
- the nadC gene encoding carboxylating nicotinate-nucleotide diphosphorylase; protein product: MYGDNSTPVFPTEDALTMIRLALAEDVRTGDVTSMWTIPADQKQHARLIAKEDGVVAGLPIIELVFKEMKANATVTLHKKDGDVVKKGDLIAELDGTTHELLTGERTLLNFIQQLSGVATVAHTFQEALKGGKTKVLDTRKTIPGFRTLQKYAVRVGGGSNHRMGLFDMVLVKDNHIAAAGGVLEALAVVKKNNTQNLMVEMEVENFDQLRALLNKGVDVIMLDNMSNETMAEALKIIKESGDKCLVEGSGNMTLERAKEIATLGLDFISVGALTHSVKALDISMRI
- a CDS encoding type III pantothenate kinase codes for the protein MKSDSKKVVRKTRGKEPVICVVDVGNSHTVLGIFKGTKVVDYWRLTTRKETTSDEVMNKVGGLLGFSKIKTDEITHVGLSTVVPALERPWIKALDSLLKKRVQVVNSKNCMGLRINYQNPSMAGADRLCNVVAMREAGFKNAIIVDMGTATTFDVMKDGAFAGGVIIPGINASLDALTEKAARLLPVTIEWPDAVVADNTDDAIRAGLLYGFLAQLEFLIGKIKKEIGCDDMPVYATGGWGKTIARRTSLIDKYDPFLTLRGIRLVALNGDATNINSEESRDTEEE
- a CDS encoding sugar transferase, whose product is MEQASSNPAIDNLLNEQKLKNIVYPARLFRARLNEEFLRANRTRKPFLFIKIYSHQYDIFGWASNDVTVSKTWRISLLTMFSHLRFIDVLGYLDDGSGIGIILLNSDLSKLEAIRKEILHKLNDAGLIQALRIKPKRPIFQAYIYSGLTEKDALEQQDKLDEFNSTNGSFFSLQRLNLDHIWQHPHKIRYRHVIKRIVDVVCTSTAIVLCSPLLLFCAAAVKLSDPKGPVIFKQIRVGRNGKLFMMYKFRSMYVDAEERKKELMAQNETGGKTFKMKNDPRIYPFGRILRKFSLDELPQFFNIIKGDMSIVGPRPPIPSEVAEYEPWHRMRLSVTPGLTCIWQVSGRSNISFEGQMRLDNDYIRRDGKLGDDFKLILKTFKVVFKGEGAY
- a CDS encoding homoserine dehydrogenase, whose translation is MLRIGLIGTGTVGGGVIQILEQKIAEYKEKLGVEMELACICAKSDEEVAPYKAKGYKTSTNADEMIASNDIDVLVELAGGYNMPRKWILAALENGKHVVTANKALLAKYGHEIFPLAAKKGLHVLFEAAVGGGIPIIRSLQEGLLGSTVENLSCIINGTCNYILSRMAEEGLDFDVVLKDAQRLGFAEADPTFDIEGIDSAHKTALLASLCSGHRVDFEKIHVTGISKITAQDIAIAKELGCCVKLLGIYRREGDRVDARVHPCLVPMEHQLSSVNRVLNAVYLQCDNLGETLQTGAGAGRLPTASAVVADLVSLARSTDCGSRKALPMGWFNVENSATLVPISETSARYYLRFTSRDACGVLAKITKILADNNISIETIIQKNVKDPGKVSVVVITENTQDSKAQKAVDAIDALAEIVEKSQVIRFLA